One genomic window of Candidatus Baltobacteraceae bacterium includes the following:
- a CDS encoding N-acetylmuramoyl-L-alanine amidase — translation MSLIRHCIVPTFSLVFAFALATAAVAGTNAPITAQYQQQTIRFTHVESGSLGLAIGSQDPGLQALLRATGAVLTWKPGERYVMITTSVPVVVSFSVGDRRYEVGPISLQAGFAPYQEGSEVYLPLDEVLRSLDLALRQDGAVAFLQPQLATLDVSTQGGRTTVVAHGGAPLRPRVTNETPSSITYEFDGVGTTLSGTRAVNAGGIRAMQIAQAGTIRDPKTLVTVQLLPGAAHEAPRSNDDRDVVLAFSGAGPSAPQAVAQQQAPTQPVEPATAPQMPAQQPSSEPTATPSTGPAMVTGVSVQQSPDGYVVSIAVTGNASFEWHRLRDPDNRFWVDITGAQLAGPPIDQDEPDPLASLRVRQNDPQTVRVAISLIGPKSLTISPSATGLTLTVGRQDTSEVARMGTGSIGSVIASDEQQDLVTPAPISENGGDNGTEDSNWKFGPRDNGYVPTNPRLIVIDPGHGGSDIGSAHGGLREADIALDMAKRLRDLLVSQGWQVKLTRETDVDVYGPDASAHDELQARDDVANIAGARMFVSIHANAFINSGPYGTTCYISKQRDWALARDVSRHLSDDGTKNDGIIKSHLYVTLHARMPAVLVETAFLTNPHDYSLLASPSWHQKVAQEIADGIAEYAQANPVPNQPAQ, via the coding sequence TTGAGCTTGATACGCCACTGCATCGTTCCGACTTTTAGTCTCGTTTTCGCTTTCGCGCTTGCAACGGCTGCCGTCGCGGGAACGAACGCGCCTATTACGGCGCAGTATCAGCAACAAACCATTCGGTTCACGCACGTCGAATCGGGAAGTCTCGGTTTGGCGATCGGCAGTCAGGATCCCGGACTGCAAGCGCTGCTGCGCGCGACGGGCGCGGTCCTGACATGGAAGCCCGGCGAGCGATACGTCATGATCACGACGTCGGTTCCGGTGGTGGTGAGTTTTTCAGTCGGCGATCGCCGCTACGAAGTCGGCCCGATCAGCTTGCAAGCCGGTTTCGCCCCCTACCAGGAAGGCTCCGAAGTCTATCTGCCGCTCGACGAAGTCCTTCGCTCGCTCGATCTCGCGTTGCGCCAAGACGGCGCCGTCGCGTTCCTGCAACCGCAGCTCGCGACGCTCGACGTTTCCACGCAGGGCGGTCGCACGACCGTCGTCGCGCACGGCGGTGCGCCGCTGCGTCCCCGGGTGACCAACGAAACGCCGTCTTCGATCACGTACGAGTTCGACGGCGTCGGCACCACCTTGAGCGGAACGCGTGCCGTCAACGCCGGCGGCATTCGCGCGATGCAGATCGCACAAGCGGGTACCATCCGCGATCCCAAGACGCTCGTCACCGTGCAGCTGCTGCCCGGAGCGGCACACGAGGCACCGCGCAGTAATGACGACCGCGACGTCGTCTTGGCGTTTAGCGGCGCCGGACCGTCCGCGCCGCAAGCTGTCGCTCAACAACAAGCTCCCACGCAGCCGGTGGAACCGGCGACCGCGCCGCAAATGCCGGCGCAGCAACCGTCGTCGGAGCCGACCGCGACGCCTTCGACGGGGCCCGCGATGGTCACCGGCGTTTCCGTGCAGCAATCGCCCGACGGTTACGTCGTCTCGATCGCGGTCACCGGTAATGCGTCGTTCGAATGGCATCGCTTACGCGATCCCGACAACCGCTTTTGGGTCGACATCACCGGCGCGCAGCTCGCCGGGCCTCCGATCGATCAAGACGAACCCGATCCGCTCGCATCGCTGCGCGTACGACAGAACGATCCGCAAACGGTGCGCGTCGCGATCTCCCTGATCGGACCCAAATCGTTGACGATCTCGCCTTCGGCCACCGGACTGACGCTGACGGTCGGTCGTCAAGACACCTCCGAGGTCGCGCGCATGGGCACCGGCAGCATCGGATCGGTGATCGCGTCGGACGAACAGCAAGATCTCGTGACGCCCGCACCCATTAGCGAGAACGGCGGCGACAACGGCACCGAGGATTCGAATTGGAAGTTCGGACCGCGCGACAACGGATACGTTCCGACCAATCCTCGTCTGATCGTGATCGATCCGGGGCACGGCGGCAGCGACATCGGATCGGCGCACGGCGGGTTGCGCGAGGCCGACATCGCGCTCGACATGGCGAAGCGGCTGCGCGACTTACTGGTGTCGCAAGGATGGCAGGTGAAGCTTACCCGTGAGACCGACGTCGACGTGTACGGACCCGACGCGTCGGCGCACGACGAGCTGCAAGCGCGCGATGACGTGGCCAACATCGCTGGCGCCCGAATGTTCGTCAGCATTCACGCGAACGCGTTTATCAACTCCGGCCCGTACGGCACGACGTGCTACATCTCGAAGCAGCGGGATTGGGCGCTCGCACGTGACGTTTCGCGCCATCTTTCCGACGACGGGACCAAGAACGACGGAATCATCAAGAGCCATCTGTACGTAACGCTGCACGCGCGCATGCCCGCCGTGCTCGTCGAGACGGCCTTCCTTACCAATCCGCACGACTACTCACTGCTCGCTTCTCCGTCGTGGCACCAAAAGGTCGCACAAGAGATCGCCGACGGCATTGCCGAATACGCGCAGGCAAATCCCGTCCCCAATCAGCCGGCACAATAG
- the murI gene encoding glutamate racemase, with protein sequence MIGLFDSGLGGLTVVRRVHERLPQADLLFFADQAHVPYGDRAPDDLHRLLSANLAWLDAQGAAAIVIGCNTSCAIAERYGWPSTRAHVLDLIDSAATAIQRAGYRRLGVVATAATVKAGSYGRTLRSAIAGAEVWEVAAPALVPLVEAGEMGTQRADDAVAAVCAELPRDLDAVIYGCTHYPLLEEHFRRALGAGVALVDPAVMQAERAAHLIEGRPPESGRLRYVTSGDLSRFRSNVARIMGDGSPDVGTCHPEPFDSASLRSEQAEAEGQAYRTLSS encoded by the coding sequence ATGATCGGACTCTTCGACTCGGGCCTCGGCGGCCTGACGGTCGTGCGCCGCGTGCACGAGCGCCTTCCGCAGGCGGATTTGCTCTTTTTTGCCGATCAGGCGCACGTTCCGTACGGTGACCGCGCGCCGGACGATCTGCATCGGCTGCTGTCGGCGAATCTGGCATGGCTCGACGCGCAAGGCGCCGCCGCAATCGTGATTGGCTGTAACACGTCGTGCGCAATTGCCGAGCGCTACGGCTGGCCCTCGACGCGCGCGCACGTGCTCGACCTCATCGACTCGGCCGCTACGGCCATCCAGCGCGCCGGCTACCGGCGTTTGGGCGTCGTCGCGACCGCCGCGACGGTCAAGGCGGGGTCGTACGGCCGCACCTTGCGCTCGGCGATCGCCGGCGCCGAAGTTTGGGAAGTCGCCGCCCCCGCGCTCGTACCGCTGGTGGAAGCCGGTGAAATGGGAACGCAGCGCGCGGACGACGCCGTTGCCGCGGTCTGCGCCGAGTTGCCTCGCGATCTCGATGCGGTCATCTACGGCTGCACGCATTATCCGCTTTTGGAAGAACATTTCCGGCGCGCACTTGGCGCCGGCGTCGCGCTGGTCGATCCCGCGGTCATGCAGGCGGAGCGTGCCGCACATCTCATCGAAGGCCGACCGCCCGAATCGGGCCGCCTGCGTTACGTTACCAGCGGCGATCTTTCGCGTTTTCGCTCCAACGTCGCCCGTATTATGGGAGACGGCAGCCCTGACGTCGGCACGTGTCATCCCGAGCCCTTCGACTCCGCTTCGCTACGCTCAGAACAGGCCGAAGCCGAAGGGCAGGCGTATCGCACCTTATCATCGTGA
- a CDS encoding diguanylate cyclase, whose translation MIAFVLAATLWSNLASPVFVRVDVRDLPPTVEAVAQDEIGFMWIATQGGLARYDGYRFRVFAPNPSDPKALPDGYLLTLLADGPGLWIGTESSGLVRFDEASETFRTWRSVTAGTAGPRSATVLALAKGRNGMLWVGGDGGVDRFDPRTGTFSHVAFSGLRPQPRVRGIAIDRDGVVWAATSEGLFFGNARGFARFPIGAAPPAFSAAYIDAAGTLWLGSHNAVYLVDASRRHVERIDAASGDAALTPGWQRSFIEVKPGEMWIGSDSGISIVDSATRAIRRIAADRDSSGGLTEGQTVGFLRDRSGLIWIANAAGDLLWHNPNTTGIYELSKNRPGISLGDQDVISLAAFGGKLWQGGFKGAIMSLDPKSGTIARYQLPNQPIVLRLRPASDGTLWIGTLQGLCALRAHATAATCPAGPKIAANARITAIASSPRHLWLGTEAGIVEEDTASKAVRVFRHSASLDTLSNDRVTSLHFDRRGRLWAGTANGLDRIDPLTGRVVRYTFDPHDPDSVGPGTIETILEDRRGRIWAGAVGGPLNVLQERQNGTVTVKHLGRADGLPNENVDGLAQSPSGRIWASTDQRMAAIDPRTLRARTFGLADGTSDYGYWGGGFAQSEDGTMFFAGGDGVTVIAPRAASPWNYVPPVVLTALKAGGRDLGSYAANAGTTIDLAAQHHDFTAEFAALDYSGPQDLHYGYRLDGYDRDWIAADSEHRSATYTNLPPGSYTLEVRGTNRLGVWSGGSLLLHVRAIAAWYESWWFRLLVALLVLGTMLLALKRRTSVLERRQRELEATVRDRTAELSQANRALEEMSLTDPLTGLRNRRFLAQNIESEIALARRQPNDLVFFVIDVDHFKQVNDEHGHRAGDEVLVQVRERLEEVFRESDFLVRWGGEEFLAVTRGMRREDAGEMAQRVLRAIEDRAFTLGDGTQLRKTVSIGVAAYPLDPGKPEASTWWQVIECADAALYEAKEAGRNAWRLSSVLFVGLREE comes from the coding sequence GTGATCGCTTTCGTACTCGCCGCAACGCTGTGGTCGAATCTCGCGAGCCCCGTTTTCGTGCGCGTCGACGTGCGTGATTTACCGCCCACCGTCGAAGCCGTCGCGCAAGACGAGATCGGGTTCATGTGGATCGCGACGCAAGGCGGATTAGCGCGTTACGACGGCTACCGCTTTCGCGTGTTCGCGCCGAATCCAAGCGATCCCAAAGCGTTGCCCGACGGATATTTGCTAACGCTGCTGGCCGACGGCCCCGGACTTTGGATCGGAACCGAATCGAGCGGATTGGTGCGGTTCGACGAAGCGTCGGAGACCTTCCGCACGTGGCGCTCGGTAACGGCGGGGACTGCGGGTCCGCGCAGCGCTACGGTGCTCGCGCTGGCAAAGGGCCGTAACGGCATGCTTTGGGTCGGCGGTGACGGAGGCGTGGACCGTTTCGATCCGCGTACGGGAACGTTTTCGCACGTCGCGTTCTCGGGGCTTAGGCCGCAGCCGCGCGTTCGCGGAATCGCCATCGACCGCGACGGCGTGGTGTGGGCAGCGACCAGCGAAGGGTTGTTCTTCGGTAACGCGCGCGGCTTTGCGCGATTTCCAATCGGCGCCGCGCCGCCGGCATTTTCTGCGGCGTACATCGATGCGGCGGGTACGTTATGGCTCGGATCGCACAACGCGGTCTATCTCGTCGACGCGTCGCGACGTCACGTCGAGCGTATCGACGCCGCCTCCGGCGATGCCGCGCTTACACCCGGTTGGCAGCGGTCGTTCATCGAGGTGAAGCCCGGCGAAATGTGGATCGGCTCGGACTCCGGCATCTCGATCGTCGATTCCGCAACGCGCGCGATCCGGCGCATCGCGGCAGACCGCGATTCGAGCGGCGGTCTCACCGAAGGACAGACCGTCGGCTTTTTGCGCGACCGTTCCGGCCTGATTTGGATCGCAAACGCCGCCGGCGATTTGTTGTGGCACAATCCCAATACGACCGGTATCTACGAGCTTTCGAAAAACCGTCCGGGCATCAGTCTGGGCGATCAAGACGTGATTTCCTTGGCAGCCTTCGGCGGAAAGTTATGGCAGGGCGGTTTTAAGGGAGCGATTATGTCGCTCGATCCCAAGTCGGGGACGATCGCACGCTACCAACTGCCGAATCAGCCGATCGTTCTCCGGCTGCGCCCCGCAAGCGACGGTACGCTTTGGATCGGAACGCTGCAAGGTTTGTGTGCCCTTCGCGCGCACGCGACCGCCGCAACCTGTCCGGCGGGACCGAAGATCGCGGCGAACGCCCGCATTACGGCGATCGCGTCGTCGCCGCGCCATCTCTGGCTCGGCACGGAAGCCGGAATAGTAGAAGAAGACACCGCAAGCAAAGCGGTTCGCGTGTTTCGTCACTCGGCGTCGCTCGATACGTTATCGAACGACCGCGTGACGTCGCTGCACTTCGATCGGCGCGGCCGGCTATGGGCCGGCACGGCCAACGGTCTCGACCGCATCGATCCGCTGACGGGACGCGTCGTTCGCTATACGTTCGATCCGCACGATCCCGATTCGGTCGGTCCCGGTACGATCGAAACGATTCTCGAGGATCGCCGGGGCCGCATCTGGGCCGGAGCGGTCGGCGGTCCGCTCAACGTCCTGCAAGAACGGCAGAACGGAACGGTCACCGTGAAGCATCTCGGTCGCGCCGACGGTTTGCCCAACGAGAACGTCGACGGTCTGGCGCAGAGTCCGTCCGGCCGGATTTGGGCCAGCACGGATCAACGGATGGCCGCGATCGACCCGCGAACGCTGCGCGCTCGAACGTTCGGGTTGGCCGACGGCACCTCGGATTACGGCTACTGGGGCGGCGGTTTCGCGCAATCGGAAGACGGAACGATGTTCTTTGCCGGCGGCGACGGCGTGACGGTGATCGCGCCGCGCGCGGCTTCTCCGTGGAACTACGTGCCGCCGGTCGTCCTGACCGCATTGAAGGCCGGCGGTCGCGATTTGGGTTCGTACGCGGCCAACGCCGGCACGACGATCGATCTGGCGGCGCAACATCACGACTTCACCGCGGAGTTCGCCGCGCTCGATTATTCCGGACCGCAAGATCTGCATTACGGCTATCGTCTCGATGGGTACGATCGCGATTGGATCGCTGCCGATTCGGAGCACCGTTCGGCAACCTATACGAACTTGCCGCCGGGCAGCTACACGCTCGAGGTTCGCGGGACGAACCGGCTGGGCGTGTGGAGCGGGGGTTCGCTTTTGCTGCACGTGCGCGCCATCGCGGCTTGGTACGAATCGTGGTGGTTTCGCCTCCTCGTTGCGCTGCTCGTTCTCGGCACGATGCTCTTGGCGCTAAAGCGTCGAACTTCCGTACTGGAGCGGCGCCAGCGCGAACTCGAGGCGACCGTTCGCGATCGAACCGCCGAACTGTCGCAAGCCAACCGTGCGCTCGAGGAAATGAGCCTCACCGATCCGTTGACGGGATTGCGCAACCGCCGCTTCCTCGCACAAAACATCGAGAGCGAGATCGCGCTCGCGCGGCGCCAGCCCAACGACCTCGTCTTTTTCGTCATCGACGTCGATCATTTCAAGCAGGTCAACGACGAGCACGGTCATCGCGCCGGCGACGAGGTCCTCGTGCAGGTCCGCGAGCGCTTGGAAGAAGTGTTTCGCGAAAGCGACTTCCTGGTGCGCTGGGGCGGAGAAGAGTTCTTGGCCGTTACGCGCGGCATGCGCCGCGAGGATGCGGGCGAAATGGCGCAGCGCGTTCTGCGCGCCATTGAGGACCGTGCGTTTACGCTCGGAGACGGCACGCAGTTACGGAAAACCGTCTCGATCGGCGTTGCCGCCTATCCGCTCGATCCGGGCAAACCGGAGGCGTCTACGTGGTGGCAGGTCATCGAGTGTGCCGACGCGGCGCTCTACGAAGCAAAAGAGGCGGGTCGCAACGCGTGGCGCCTAAGCTCGGTACTCTTTGTCGGGCTCCGCGAAGAGTGA
- a CDS encoding serine hydrolase domain-containing protein — protein MKSGEILSCGIFLAACLGVAAPAAPRPALTGAQTAAVDAFMTQEMVRTHVPGAAVGIYSRGTMLLAKGYGLANVELAVPVKPQTIFQSGSVGKQFVSAAIMMLVEQGRISLGDGIAKYFPGAPASWAAIKIENLLSHTSGLAEYETDARTGPNGPFYLRLDFTENQLLQKIEALPIENAPGARWAYRNTNYVLLGILIHRVTGLFYADYLAKHIFKPLGMTSTRLISEADVIPNRAAGYQWQNETLKNQDWVSPTFNSTADGALYFNVLDLAKWDAALYTTRLLKQSSLDRIWTVYRLNDGRPNPAQYGFAWRIHTQNGHRIVEHGGAWQGFTCQIARYTGDSLTVVVLTNLDAGHARPDYAAHVIAGLVDAALLPQKLTAIAGPDPRVMASLRSALDRRHLTALWPGGDVTLVDRTIDEDDPTLRIYQFRLLKASRSVLLDLVINAKGHIDSLFAEPDKEYRA, from the coding sequence ATGAAGTCCGGTGAAATCCTATCCTGCGGGATATTTCTCGCCGCCTGCCTCGGTGTCGCGGCACCCGCGGCTCCCAGACCGGCGCTGACCGGCGCGCAGACGGCAGCCGTCGATGCTTTTATGACGCAAGAAATGGTCCGCACGCACGTTCCCGGAGCGGCCGTCGGAATTTACAGCCGAGGAACGATGCTTCTCGCGAAGGGCTATGGCCTCGCTAACGTAGAGCTCGCCGTGCCGGTCAAACCGCAGACGATCTTTCAATCGGGCTCGGTAGGTAAGCAGTTCGTCTCGGCGGCGATCATGATGCTCGTCGAGCAAGGACGCATTTCGCTCGGCGACGGCATCGCGAAGTATTTCCCCGGCGCTCCCGCGTCTTGGGCCGCGATCAAGATCGAAAACCTTCTCTCGCACACCTCCGGTCTGGCCGAATACGAAACCGACGCGCGCACCGGCCCGAACGGACCATTCTACTTACGCCTGGATTTTACCGAAAACCAGTTGCTGCAAAAAATTGAAGCGCTGCCGATTGAGAACGCTCCGGGCGCCCGATGGGCGTATCGAAATACGAACTACGTGTTGCTGGGAATCCTGATCCATCGCGTGACCGGCCTGTTCTACGCGGATTATCTCGCCAAACACATCTTCAAGCCGCTGGGCATGACTTCGACCCGCCTCATTAGCGAAGCGGACGTCATCCCTAATCGCGCCGCCGGTTACCAATGGCAAAACGAAACCCTTAAAAATCAGGACTGGGTCTCGCCCACTTTCAACTCCACGGCCGACGGGGCGCTCTACTTCAACGTGCTCGACTTGGCAAAATGGGACGCGGCGCTGTACACGACCCGGTTGCTCAAACAATCCAGCCTGGACCGGATCTGGACGGTCTATCGGCTCAACGACGGAAGGCCTAACCCGGCTCAATACGGTTTTGCATGGCGGATCCACACGCAAAACGGTCATCGAATTGTCGAGCACGGCGGAGCTTGGCAAGGGTTTACGTGTCAGATCGCGCGATACACCGGCGATTCACTCACCGTCGTCGTCTTGACCAACTTGGACGCGGGCCACGCGCGTCCGGATTATGCGGCGCACGTCATCGCCGGACTGGTCGACGCTGCCCTTCTTCCGCAAAAGCTTACCGCCATTGCAGGCCCCGATCCACGCGTCATGGCTTCGCTCCGATCGGCGCTCGACCGTCGCCACCTCACGGCGTTGTGGCCGGGCGGCGACGTAACGCTGGTCGACCGTACGATCGACGAGGACGACCCGACGCTGAGGATCTATCAGTTTCGCCTTCTTAAGGCCTCACGCTCGGTTTTGCTCGACCTCGTCATCAACGCAAAAGGTCACATCGATTCACTCTTCGCGGAGCCCGACAAAGAGTACCGAGCTTAG
- a CDS encoding DctP family TRAP transporter solute-binding subunit gives MIETRRDEGFDKFNASISAAVDAVRTTSEGIAATAQEQTTLMVALSESAGILAKQSQETADRLGAAQTQARSAAEDLGNSFEVVGTLLTSVQQLAELSAATAAAMDDFGRLMSEIGRMTDFVEEVSDETQLLALNAAIEAARAGTHGLGFAVVAGEVGRLAKTTSESTTTIKHLVGDVQREAEATIHAVRANAQRSAESAPLADAAHSSLGEIAELAADLSVAIDRAVVAGREHSALAGQMRRETDGFAGTAAHQGRQALESAFATQRLSYYGAEIAYISRARTVAKSERTSLKVATLLPPGYPPSRAWQHVAKRVAELSAGRLQLELEIPFTGGTEFEALLRVRSGELDMISVTTFVAGALLPLAQLFDMPFAFDNLREAHAILDGPLGKHVLQSFGSFGLTGMAYFENGMRHFTNSLRTIARPHDVKRMRVRIQDSVVYLALMHALGASPKVIPFTQLRAALANHEVDAQENPLPNILGARLHEVQSHLSLTAHAYNTQIVLANVERIHALSSEDREILEAAFAEATAVHRRIAAEDELHAIAELRKYLQIHDLAPEEHDEFVHAARFVWERMEPLFGADVFRLLVSRNLSAWHPKTAMTSHSHQSFTIDDIVTSIDESVRAVRSTGENISAQARTQIAGLRGLAQHALRLSDSNRTLSSEFSTLSGRFTAVAPQVETMRGTVDQLISTIETLSSMAVQSRKALDQFAGSMKQIVEIIALVRTVSDKTNLLALNAAIEAARAGDYGKGFNVVAGEVRNLAEKTKASTKEIRMVLTDLEQRGKQAAVAIESGVSKAEHSSRQARAAQEAFGRIETFAFSASRTLGDAFEAAQAESQRSHAMSGDYSQMAELVDAYATESTRAMGVAVELEHQRKALFA, from the coding sequence GGCGGTCGACGCCGTGCGCACCACGTCGGAAGGCATCGCCGCCACGGCGCAGGAGCAAACGACGCTCATGGTCGCGCTCTCCGAGAGCGCGGGAATCCTCGCCAAGCAATCGCAAGAGACGGCCGACCGACTGGGGGCCGCGCAAACGCAAGCGCGCAGCGCGGCCGAGGACCTCGGCAACTCGTTCGAGGTCGTCGGCACGCTGCTGACGTCGGTTCAGCAGCTCGCCGAACTTTCGGCGGCGACCGCGGCCGCCATGGACGACTTCGGTCGACTGATGAGCGAGATCGGGCGCATGACCGATTTCGTCGAAGAGGTTTCGGACGAAACGCAGCTCTTGGCGCTCAACGCCGCGATCGAAGCCGCGCGTGCGGGAACGCACGGGCTTGGTTTCGCTGTCGTCGCCGGCGAGGTCGGACGCTTGGCGAAGACGACCAGCGAATCGACCACGACGATCAAGCATCTCGTCGGCGACGTGCAGCGCGAAGCCGAAGCGACGATTCACGCGGTGCGCGCGAACGCCCAGCGCTCGGCCGAATCCGCTCCGCTCGCGGACGCGGCGCACTCGTCGCTCGGTGAGATCGCCGAGCTCGCCGCGGATCTTTCCGTGGCAATCGACCGCGCCGTGGTCGCGGGGCGCGAGCACAGCGCCTTGGCCGGGCAGATGCGCCGCGAAACCGACGGTTTTGCCGGCACCGCCGCCCATCAGGGGCGTCAGGCGCTCGAATCGGCGTTTGCGACTCAGCGTCTATCGTATTACGGCGCCGAGATCGCCTACATTTCGCGCGCGCGAACCGTGGCCAAATCCGAGCGCACGTCGTTGAAAGTGGCGACTTTGCTGCCGCCGGGATATCCTCCGTCGCGCGCGTGGCAGCACGTCGCCAAACGCGTGGCGGAGCTTTCCGCCGGGCGACTCCAGCTCGAGCTCGAGATTCCGTTTACCGGCGGAACCGAGTTCGAAGCGCTGCTGCGCGTACGTTCGGGCGAGCTGGACATGATCAGCGTCACCACGTTCGTGGCGGGCGCTCTGCTGCCGCTCGCGCAGCTTTTTGACATGCCGTTTGCGTTCGACAACCTGCGCGAGGCGCATGCGATTCTCGACGGACCGCTGGGCAAACACGTGCTGCAATCGTTCGGTTCGTTCGGCTTAACGGGCATGGCGTACTTCGAAAACGGGATGCGGCACTTCACCAACTCGCTCCGGACGATCGCGCGCCCGCACGACGTCAAGCGCATGCGCGTTCGCATTCAAGACTCCGTCGTCTACCTGGCGTTGATGCACGCACTCGGCGCGTCGCCGAAGGTCATTCCCTTCACGCAGCTCCGTGCGGCGCTGGCCAATCACGAAGTCGACGCGCAGGAAAACCCCTTGCCGAACATTCTCGGCGCCCGTTTGCACGAGGTGCAGAGCCATCTCTCGCTCACCGCGCACGCCTACAACACGCAAATCGTCCTGGCTAACGTCGAGCGAATTCACGCGCTGAGCAGCGAGGATCGCGAGATCTTAGAGGCCGCGTTTGCCGAGGCGACCGCAGTCCACCGGCGCATCGCCGCCGAGGACGAGCTGCACGCAATTGCGGAGCTGCGCAAGTACCTGCAGATTCACGACCTGGCGCCCGAAGAACACGACGAGTTCGTCCACGCGGCGCGTTTTGTCTGGGAACGCATGGAGCCGCTCTTTGGAGCCGACGTCTTCCGTTTGCTGGTCTCGCGCAATCTATCGGCCTGGCATCCGAAAACGGCGATGACTTCGCACTCGCATCAAAGCTTCACGATCGACGACATCGTGACGTCGATCGACGAATCGGTTCGCGCCGTGCGCAGTACCGGCGAGAACATTTCGGCGCAAGCCCGCACGCAAATCGCGGGGCTGCGCGGCCTCGCCCAGCACGCTCTACGGTTGAGCGATTCGAATCGGACGCTATCTAGCGAGTTTTCCACGCTGAGCGGACGCTTCACGGCGGTGGCGCCGCAGGTAGAGACGATGCGCGGTACGGTCGACCAGCTCATCTCGACGATCGAGACGCTTTCGTCGATGGCCGTGCAGAGCCGCAAGGCGCTCGATCAGTTCGCCGGTTCGATGAAGCAGATCGTCGAGATCATCGCGCTGGTGCGCACGGTCTCCGACAAGACGAACCTGCTCGCGCTCAACGCCGCGATCGAAGCCGCGCGCGCCGGCGACTACGGTAAAGGCTTCAACGTCGTTGCTGGCGAGGTCCGCAATCTCGCCGAAAAGACCAAGGCTTCGACCAAAGAGATTCGCATGGTTCTCACCGATCTCGAACAGCGCGGAAAACAGGCTGCCGTCGCGATCGAGTCCGGCGTCTCGAAAGCCGAGCACAGCTCGCGCCAAGCGCGCGCTGCGCAAGAAGCGTTCGGCCGCATCGAAACGTTTGCGTTTTCCGCGTCGCGCACGCTCGGCGACGCGTTCGAAGCGGCGCAAGCCGAATCGCAGCGTTCGCACGCCATGTCGGGCGACTATTCGCAGATGGCCGAACTCGTCGATGCCTACGCGACGGAGAGCACGCGCGCGATGGGCGTCGCCGTCGAGCTCGAGCATCAGCGAAAAGCGTTATTCGCTTAA